In one Aquila chrysaetos chrysaetos chromosome 24, bAquChr1.4, whole genome shotgun sequence genomic region, the following are encoded:
- the LOC115335285 gene encoding uncharacterized protein LOC115335285 produces MRLRLRSPGTAWEARPAGEGGSATPRLGGGSLPFPPGQPSCGALLEPSATAWGSLRDAAAHSVLAPALACFPLAGAGPPALEVTRVGELPQSFQRRDRLLGSALAGRNPPDQAPGGAASDARFCPPQPAAALRGAGRLPPGRPNPAVMGCRKPGPLELAGRGPCCLKPGGRWQVFASPRMRNGGVLAHAHGLISPAVSAFNNLGVLLLLRVAQGLPRFHGVPGWCWDRAPGGAAGALPQAGEP; encoded by the exons ATGCGGCTCCGGCTGAGGTCCCCGGGAACCGCGTGGGAAGCGCGCCCTGCGGGCGAGGGTGGGTCTGCGACACCGCGGCTGGGAGGGggctctctccccttcccccccggGCAGCCGTCGTGCGGAGCGCTGCTGGAGCCCTCTGCCACTGCGTGGGGATCGCTCCGCGATGCCGCTGCCCACTCGGTGCTCGCACCGGCCCTCGCGTGTTTCCCCTTAGCAGGAGCTGGACCTCCGGCGCTCGAAGTCACTCGGGTGGGCGAGTTGCCGCAGTCCTTCCAGCGACGTGACCGGCTGCTGGGGTCGGCGCTTGCGGGGAGGAACCCGCCGGACCAAGCCCCGGGAGGGGCGGCTTCTGATGCCCGTTtttgccccccccagcccgcagcCGCCCTCCGCGGTGCAGGCAGGCTACCGCCCGGCCGGCCCAATCCTGCGGTGATGGGCTGCCGGAAGCCGGGACCGCTGGAGCTCGCCGG CCGGGGACCGTGCTGTTTGAAGCCCGGTGGCCGCTGGCAGGTATTTGCTAGCCCCAGGATGAG aaatggaGGTGTCCTGGCTCATGCACATGGACTTATTTCCCCTGCTGTGTCTGCATTTAATAACCTGGgtgtgctgctcctgctccgGGTGGCCCAGGGCTTGCCAAGATTCCACGGTGTGCCGGGGTGGTGCTGGGATCGCGCtcctggaggagctgcaggggcTCTGCCCCAGGCAGGCGAGCCCTGA
- the SLC16A1 gene encoding monocarboxylate transporter 1 → MPPAIGGPVGYTPPEGGWGWAVVIGAFISIGFSYAFPKSITVFFKEIEVIFNASSSKVSWISSIMLAVMYAGGPISSILVNKYGSRPIMIAGGCLSGCGLIAASFCNTVEELYFCVGVVGGLGLAFNLNPALTMIGKYFFKKRPLANGLAMAGSPVFLSTLAPVNQLFFGIFGWRGSFLILGGLLLNCCVAGSLMRPIGPKPDQLKKEAAKEVLQEAGKAVKKDDGDTGTDLIGGKAKKQKSTFFQTINKFLDLSLFTHRGFLLYLSGNVIMFFGLFTPLVFLSNYAKSKKIANESAAFLLSILAFVDMVARPSMGLVANTKWIRPRVQYFFAISVIYNGVCHLLAPMSTTYAGFCIYAGFFGFAFGWLSSVLFETLMDLVGAQRFSSAVGLVTIVECCPVLLGPPLLGKLNDMYGDYKYTYWACGIILIVSGIYLFIGMGINYRLVAKEQKAEEKARNEGKEEETNIDEAEKQKEANNDVAPSPQKSAEDGVKEEESHM, encoded by the exons ATGCCACCGGCCATCGGAGGCCCTGTGGGATACACTCCTCCTGAAGGAGGATGGGGATGGGCTGTGGTCATCGGAGCCTTCATCTCCATTGGGTTTTCCTATGCCTTCCCCAAATCCATCACCGTGTTCTTCAAAGAGATTGAGGTCATCTTCAACGCATCCAGCAGCAAAGTCTCGTGGATCTCCTCCATTATGCTGGCTGTTATGTATGCAGGAG GTCCCATCAGCAGCATCCTGGTGAACAAATACGGCAGCCGGCCCATCATGATCGCTGGCGGCTGCCTCTCCGGGTGCGGGCTGATAGCAGCCTCTTTCTGCAACACGGTGGAGGAGCTCTACTTCTGCGTTGGGGTCGTAGGGG gCCTTGGACTCGCATTTAACTTGAACCCAGCCTTAACCATGATCGGCAAGTACTTCTTCAAGAAGCGTCCCCTGGCTAACGGGCTGGCGATGGCAGGCAGCCCTGTGTTCCTCTCCACCTTGGCACCCGTGAACCAGCTCTTCTTTGGCATATTTGGCTGGCGCGGCAGCTTCCTCATCCTCGGCGGTCTCCTGCTGAACTGCTGCGTCGCCGGATCCCTGATGCGGCCCATAGGCCCCAAGCCAGATCAGCTGAAGAAAGAGGCTGCTAAGGAGGTGCTGCAGGAAGCTGGGAAGGCAGTGAAAAAGGACGACGGTGACACCGGCACAGACCTCATCGGTGGGAAGGccaagaaacagaagagcacGTTTTTCCAGACGATCAACAAGTTCTTGGACCTTTCCCTGTTCACGCACAGGGGCTTCCTGCTCTATCTGTCAGGCAACGTGATCATGTTCTTCGGGCTATTCACTCCCTTGGTCTTCCTCAGCAATTACGCAAAGAGCAAGAAGATTGCTAACGAGTCTGCAGCCTTCCTGCTCTCCATCCTGGCCTTTGTAGACATGGTGGCCAGGCCTTCCATGGGACTGGTGGCAAACACCAAGTGGATCAGACCCAGAGTCCAGTATTTCTTCGCCATCTCTGTCATTTACAACGGGGTGTGCCACCTCTTGGCCCCCATGTCCACCACCTATGCCGGCTTCTGCATTTACGCCGGCTTCTTCGGCTTTGCCTTCGGCTGGCTGAGCTCGGTCCTGTTTGAGACCCTGATGGACCTGGTGGGAGCGCAGCGGTTCTCCAGCGCTGTCGGCCTGGTGACCATCGTGGAGTGCTGCCCCGTGCTTCTGGGACCCCCTCTGCTAG GGAAGCTCAACGACATGTACGGTGACTACAAGTACACGTACTGGGCCTGTGGGATCATCCTCATTGTCTCTGGGATCTACCTCTTCATCGGGATGGGCATCAACTACCGCCTGGTGGCAAAGgagcagaaggcagaggagaaggcgAGGAAcgaagggaaggaggaggagaccAACATCGACgaggctgagaagcagaaagaggcAAACAACGACGTGGCCCCCTCGCCTCAGAAGAGCGCGGAGGATGGTGTCAAAGAGGAGGAGAGCCACATGTGA